The sequence below is a genomic window from Synechococcus sp. PCC 7335.
CTCGCCAGACCTTCCAAGCATCTCAGGATAATGACAGCTCGATAGAAGGGTTTATTCCCACTGTTCCCGTTGGCAGCCGCGTTCGCTATCAGCTATTTAATGAAGACAGCGTTCCTCTTTACTACACCCTAATCAATGTCGATCCTAGAGAGCGGCTATCTATTTTTTATCCAGCAGCGAATGAGAGAAATATTGCTGTTGACATTGACGAAGAGAATATCCCAGAAGGCACACTTTCTTCTGTACCGGCAAGCATCGCTCCAGGTAGCTCAGTTTTTATTCCTACAGACAATCTAGATTGGGCAGTCGAAAACCCAGCCGGCCCTGTAGAAACTTATGCTGTATTTAGCGCCCGTCCGCTGACTGAAACAGACAGTCTTTTACGTAGTGCGCTCAATAGCCGAGGGCAGCGAATCAGCCCCCTGCCAAATCCGTTAGAGGTTGTCAAAGCGATGCTTTCTGACTTGAGCACTGGCAGTGAAACAAGTGACTACCTGTTAGATGTTTCTCAGTGGGCAACGCTTAACTTTGCCTACAAATCCGTCTAGCTGGTGTCTAGCTGACTTTGAGTTGGTATGCTTCAATTATTTCTCTTTTGTTCCTCTTTCGTATCCAGCAAGAACCATGTTTCTGGGCCATCAGCCTCAGTCGGGTTTGTCCCTAGATACAGATCAAAAGGGCTTTGAGTCTGAGACTGCTGGGCTATTGGGTGTGTTAGTTTCGCTTCAAAACTGCCGCGAACTCGGTAGACGTCTTGAATACCTCGATGTTTAGCACTCTCAAAGTTGCCTACCTTCTCTCGGCTGCTGACGATGACTTTTTCAAGCTTGAAGTTGGGTTGCAAGCTGTCACTGTCCGCGTCCTCTATCAAGCCTAAATCATTAGCGATCGCCTGCTGAGTCTGACTGAGTTGCTGTGTGATTGCCAGTCGAATAGCTTGGTCAGGTGGCACCTGCGCCAGCGTACTACAGCCTGTCAAATAGCTAGTTGATAGCAGCAAACAGACTAAGCACAGCAACCTTAACGCTCTCATCATCCCTCGTTTTCACAACGTCTACTCATTTAGTATGCAGCCTTTGCGTATCCACCAATGTCAGAATGATTGGACGCTTGGATAATTGGACCCTTGTTTCATCAGAATATGACCTCAAAGCCATCGCCAACATCACCCGACAACCTAACTAATGGCCTTAGCCAAGCGCACAGCCTTAGCGAAGCGAATACAGATCTAGACCAAGCAGACTCACTGCCGTTAGGTGCGCTCTTAATCACGGCCGGTTTTTTAGCCAATACGATTCAAGGTGCGCTAGGCAAAACTGCTCAGGCCGCTATCGAGCCAGGTCAATTCTTATGGCTACTCATAGTGATAGCATTTGCTGTGCTACTGCCAATAGAGATCGCTAAAGGAGGTCGCAACTTTTCTGCTGGATGGAACCGGGAAGTGCTGCCCTACTATCTGCTTAGGGCAGTGTTTGGACTAGGCGGATTCTACCTCTTTATTTGGGCTGCCGGGCTAGGTAGTTTGATCAATGCCAACGTGCTGCTAAATACGACGCCTGTGTTTATTCCTGTGATCGGGGTACTGGTGCTAGGCAAAGATATTTCTAGAAAGCTGTGGGGTGCGATCGCGCTTGGCTTTATTGGCTTACTGCTTGTTGTTCAACCCAGCGCAGACCTGCTTTCTAACCCGGCAAACTTACTAGGACTTGGTGCGGGGGTATCAGCTGCCATCGAATTTTTAATTGTCCGCTACCTTAGCCAAACTCAGTCACCCACAGGTCTGACCCTATACTATTTGCTGATCGGCTCTATACTCATCGCCCCCGTTGCTATCTGGCAGTGGCGACCGCTTACTCTCGAAACACTTGAAATTGTAGCTGCCGCTGCTGGATCGTTTCTCAGCTTTCAGCTATTACTTGTACAGGCCTACCGATACGCCGAACCTCACCAGATTGGCGTTTTTCAATACACTAGTGTCATATTTGCCGCTATTATCGGCTGGCTATTTTTCAGCGAAGTGCCCAATATTTTATCGGTTACGGGGATGGTGCTCATCTCAATAGGCGGCGCCCTGTCTATCTACCTACCTGAGTCACCTGCCTAAGTTTTAGATCAATCAACGCCAGAGCAGCGGAGGAATACTTTCTAGTATCCGCTTTGAGTTGTATCCGTGTTTAGTGAATCCTTTCGATGAAAATGATCTAGGGTTGGAATAGAGAAAGGATGCGTTTTATCTATGCGTTGGTTTTATGCATCGGTCCTATAGTTTACTAGCTGCGATCGCAGTTCTCATTGGTCTAATTCTGCTACTAACCACAGTAGGATCACTCGCTCAGCTATATGCTGCGGTTGCGGTCGTTTCCCCTTTACTAGCCCAACTGGTCTTGGGGATAGTATTACTGGCGCTACTAGCAGCTTTGGCAGTGCTTGCTCGCTATAGCTGGCTGTTCCTTCGGCCAAAACGTAGACGTAAGATCGTGCTACCTACAGAGCTAGACGCAGTGGCCACAATCAGCTTGCAAGCAGCCCGTCAGCAAGTAGAGCAGGTAGAAGATGAGATTTCGCGGCAGGCACTAGCAGCACGATCTGATGAGCTAGCACAACGCCTAGCCCAGCGGACATTTCAGATTGTGGTGTTTGGCCTAGGCTCAACTGGGAAAACGGCACTCGTGAACGCGCTCATGGGAGAAATTGCTGGTGAGGTAGCCGCCACAATCGGGACGACTCAAGCAGGAACCAGCTACCGTATAGCGATACCCGCCGAATCCGCAGGAAATCAGCTAGGAAACAAAAAAGATCGAGAACTACTGCTCGTCGATACGCCAGGGCTTTTGGAGTTTGGGGAGCAAGGTGAGGCACGAGCGAACGAGGCAAAGCGGCTGGCCGCAAAGGCAGATCTATTGTTGTTTGTGGTTGATAACGATCTGCACCGAGCAGAATATGAGCCGCTAGAAATGCTGATGAGAATGGGTAAGCGATCACTGCTGGTATTGAATAAAAGCGATCGCTACTTGCCAACAGAAAAAGAACAGATCCTACAGCGGCTGCATGAGAGAACCCATGGACTTTTGAACAGCGAAGATGTAGTTGCAATCGCAGCTAACCCTTCCTCTCTTGTTCTAGATGATGGCTCTCAAGTACAGGTAGAACCAGACGTAGCAGCGCTTATTAGCCGTATCTTTGATATTTGGAACACTGAAAGCACAGATCTTATTGCCACCAACTTATTACTTCAATCCCAAAAAATCAGCGAAGAAGCCCAAGCACTACTAGATACGCAGCGTCAGCAGCAGGCGCAGAAGATTGTGGAACGATATCAGTGGGTAGGCGCAGGCGTTTTGGCGGCGACCCCCTTACCGGTCATCGATATGCTTGCAACCGCTGCTGTCAACGCGCAGATGGTAATAGAAATCGGCAGAGTCTATGGTATAGACATCAGCATAGAAGAGAGTAAAACGTTAGCCCTATCGCTCGCGAAGACAATGGCAGGATTAAGCCTGACTAAAGGCGCTATGAAACTGCTGGCAGTAGGCTTACAAGCAAATTTAGCAACGGCAGTAGCAAGCAAACTACTACAAGGAGTCAGCGCTGCGTATCTAACCCACATCGCAGGCAAGAGCTTCATAACTTACTTTCGGGCAAATCAGGATTGGGGCGATGGCGGCGTCCAAGCCGTCGTCGAGCAGCAGTACCAGCTCAACAGAAAAGAGGAGTTTGTCAAACAGTTTCTAAGTAACGCAATCGAGAGACTGACTTAGCTTTGCGCACTAGCGATGACCTCTGGGCTAGGGTTCTGGCTTAGCCATTCTATTCATCTTTGTAATCTTCTATGAGCGCTGAGTGAGTCCATACGCCCTGGTCGTCATAGTAGCGAATAAGGCGTGATCGCCTACCGCTACCGCTTAGCCACCCGACTTCCACTCGAAACTCTACAGCTTTCTTGATGGCATCAGGTACTAGACAATAGGTACCATTAGGCAAAAGAATTAGTCTGTAGTCTAGGTTTCCTGTTAATAGAACAACACTCTTTGAAGAAGCCTGCTCTCCAGTTAAAAACAGCTCCCTAGTCTGCTCTTCAATAGCTTGGTCTGCAGAGATCTTCCCAAAGGCGTCTTCGCATCGGAGAGAATAGCTTCCGGACGATTGATCAAAATTCCATCTACTCAAGCCTGTTGCCACGGGTTCCATTGAAGCAGACAGCGCTGATAGCCTACCTGTCCAGCTACCTGCTATTTGCGCTGGTGTCATTGCCGGTTCAGTAAACTGTGCATCTTCTGTTTGAGTTTCTCGAATAAGCACAACGTAATTTAGCTGAGCACTGCCATCCACGCTGCTCTTGTACATGATTACAAACCGCGCCCGACGATCGCCTACTTTTAAACTCATCTCAGCGCCGAACTGAGCAAAAGCTGTCCACTGCGCCGAACCTTGTGTGAATGCGCCGCTTTCAAAAAAGGAGATGTAAGGGGCAGGTCCCGGTGCAGAGAAAGATCGAGTGGTGACATCGGTTGTACCACCAGGCGGCGTTCTCTCTAATACGAGCTGCATGGTTTTGTCCAGCTCGGTTTCCTCTAAGGTCAAAACGCTAGGCGTATCTTTGAGCAGTTCACCCTCAGCAGAGAATTTGGTGAAAGATCCATACCAGGTACCGATGTTTTGACGGATGCACTGCCATTGACTGAGCATAGAGGA
It includes:
- a CDS encoding DMT family transporter translates to MTSKPSPTSPDNLTNGLSQAHSLSEANTDLDQADSLPLGALLITAGFLANTIQGALGKTAQAAIEPGQFLWLLIVIAFAVLLPIEIAKGGRNFSAGWNREVLPYYLLRAVFGLGGFYLFIWAAGLGSLINANVLLNTTPVFIPVIGVLVLGKDISRKLWGAIALGFIGLLLVVQPSADLLSNPANLLGLGAGVSAAIEFLIVRYLSQTQSPTGLTLYYLLIGSILIAPVAIWQWRPLTLETLEIVAAAAGSFLSFQLLLVQAYRYAEPHQIGVFQYTSVIFAAIIGWLFFSEVPNILSVTGMVLISIGGALSIYLPESPA
- a CDS encoding GTP-binding protein; translated protein: MHRSYSLLAAIAVLIGLILLLTTVGSLAQLYAAVAVVSPLLAQLVLGIVLLALLAALAVLARYSWLFLRPKRRRKIVLPTELDAVATISLQAARQQVEQVEDEISRQALAARSDELAQRLAQRTFQIVVFGLGSTGKTALVNALMGEIAGEVAATIGTTQAGTSYRIAIPAESAGNQLGNKKDRELLLVDTPGLLEFGEQGEARANEAKRLAAKADLLLFVVDNDLHRAEYEPLEMLMRMGKRSLLVLNKSDRYLPTEKEQILQRLHERTHGLLNSEDVVAIAANPSSLVLDDGSQVQVEPDVAALISRIFDIWNTESTDLIATNLLLQSQKISEEAQALLDTQRQQQAQKIVERYQWVGAGVLAATPLPVIDMLATAAVNAQMVIEIGRVYGIDISIEESKTLALSLAKTMAGLSLTKGAMKLLAVGLQANLATAVASKLLQGVSAAYLTHIAGKSFITYFRANQDWGDGGVQAVVEQQYQLNRKEEFVKQFLSNAIERLT
- a CDS encoding DUF3598 family protein, translating into MLSQWQCIRQNIGTWYGSFTKFSAEGELLKDTPSVLTLEETELDKTMQLVLERTPPGGTTDVTTRSFSAPGPAPYISFFESGAFTQGSAQWTAFAQFGAEMSLKVGDRRARFVIMYKSSVDGSAQLNYVVLIRETQTEDAQFTEPAMTPAQIAGSWTGRLSALSASMEPVATGLSRWNFDQSSGSYSLRCEDAFGKISADQAIEEQTRELFLTGEQASSKSVVLLTGNLDYRLILLPNGTYCLVPDAIKKAVEFRVEVGWLSGSGRRSRLIRYYDDQGVWTHSALIEDYKDE